Below is a window of Hydrogenovibrio crunogenus DNA.
CTTTTAAAAGATTGGCTAACGGCATAACGTCATTAAAAGTAAATTCAGGCATTTCGTCTGGAATGGCATTTTTTGAAAAACGAGTTTCAAAATCTTTCAAAGCGGCTTCAGCTGATTCTTTATCATGGAAACGCTCAATCAATTCTAATGCTAGTTTAATTTTAATATTACGAGGATTCTCGCCATTCTCTACCGCATTCTTATACCCAGCAATGGTTTCTAACGATTCAAATGAAAGCAATTCAAAATAGCGCCACATCAACTCGTCTGAAACCGACATCACTTTACCAAACATATCATTTGGTGCATCTTTAATCCCAATATAGTTATTTAAAGACTTCGACATTTTTTGTACCCCATCCAAACCTTCTAGGATTGGCATAGTTAAGGTACATTGAGCCTCTTTACCATAATGCTGTTGCAGAGTACGCCCCATCAATAAGTTGAACTTCTGGTCCGTCCCACCTAATTCGATATCAGAGTCTAACGCGACGGAATCATACCCTTGAACCAAAGGATATAAAAACTCATGAATAGCGATTGGCGTATTGGACTGATAACGCTCACCAAAATCATTACGCTCCAACATTCGGGCAACGGTTGTCGTTCCAGCCAGCTTAATCATATCGGCCGCACTTAATTTCGACATCCATTCTGAGTTAAACACCACCTTGGTTTTAGCAGGGTCTAAAATTTTAAACACTTGTTCTTTATAAGTTTCGGCATTTTTCAAAACATCTTCTTCCGACAAAGGCGGACGCGTCGCACTCTTTCCTGTTGGGTCACCAATCATGGCGGTAAAATCGCCAATTAAAAACAAAATCTCATGCCCTAGGTCTTGAAACTGACGCAACTTATTGATCAACACCGTATGCCCTAAATGCAAATCAGGCGCTGTTGGGTCAAAGCCGGCTTTGATTTTCAACGGCTTACCTTTTTTTAACTTTTCAATCAGTTCTTTTTCTACCAGGATTTCTTCAGCACCACGCTGAATTACTGCCATCTGTTCTTCTACTGTCTTCATCATTGTTCTACTTATCTCATTAACCGCACAAAACGGTGTCTGTATTTAATATGAGTTTACCCGTCATTTCTGCAACGGATTGATAACCATAACGGGCCATGTACTTTTCAATGCCCTGGTTGATTTTTTTGACCAACAATGGATCTTTCGCCATCGCGGTCCCCACTGCAACCATCGATGCACCCGCCAAAAGAAATTCAATGGCATCATCTGCCGAAGCAATGCCGCCCAAACCGATAATCGGCACATTGTATTGCTTTGCGACTTGATACACCTGATGCACTTTTAATAACGCTACCGGCTTAATCGCTGGGCCGGACAAACCGCCTTGATTGTTTCCAAGCGTGGGCCGAGCCGAGTGAATGTCAATTTGCATGCCCATTAACGTATTAATTGCCGACAGCATATCGGCACCGGCATCAATGACTCGGCGTGCACCTTCCGCAATATCGGTTTGATTGGGTGATAATTTCACAATCAAAGGTTTGGTCGTATTGGCCCGACAGGCTTCAACCACTTTTGCAGCCATATCAGGATCGTTTCCAAACGCCGCACCGCCTTTTTTAACATTCGGACAAGAGATATTCACCTCAATGGCCGGCAAGTCGGTTTGATCGAACAAACGAACCACTTCGGCATACTCTTCAATAGAAGAGCCGGACACATTAATAATAAATTGTGATTGGCTTAAGTCTAACTTTGGTAGATAATCTTTTATCACAGCATGAGCGCCGGGGTTTTGCAGTCCGATGGAATTCAGCAAACCACTGGCTGTTTCCATGACTCTTTCTGGTTTATTACCAAGCTTTGGCTCTAGCGTGGTGCCTTTTAAAAACACCGCGCCGACATCGCGGTTGGAAAACCCAGAAACAGCTTGGTATTCTATGCCGTACCCCGCATTCCCTGAAGCCATCGCCACAGGGTTGCGAAAATTAAGACCACACAAATTAACAGATAAATCGACCAAAATTTTTCACCACTTAAAAGTTATAACAAAATGATACACATCATCTTATATGAACCCGAAATTCCGCAGAACACCGGTGCTTTAATTCGCCTCAGCGCCAATATGGGCGCACACTTACACTTAATTCAACCTTATGCGTTTGATTTAAGTGAAAAGAAAGTTCGTCGTGCCGGCCTAGATTATGCAGAGCTCGCCAACCTTCAAGAACACCCTTCACTTGAAGCATGCCTCGAGACGATCAAGCCAAATCGCGTCTTCGCTTTGACCACAAAAACCGAGCGCTATTATACCGAACCTACTTTTGAAAACGGAGATGCTTTTTTATTCGGCCCTGAAACCCGCGGCCTTCCTAAAGACGTCATCGAAAGTTTACCTGAAGACCAACGGCTTACCATCCCAATGATTCCAGGTGGTCGAAGCTTAAACTTAGCCAATGCCGTGTCCGTTATGGCGTATGAAGCTTGGCGCCAGCTCGGCTTTGACATGAACCTCTAACAACGCCCGAGCATACTGCCCATAAAGTCTAAACGGCAAAAACCACCAGGTCTGGTGGTTTTTTATGCTACGTTCAAATTCAAACCCGCTTCAATAATCGTGACTAAGCGAACTCTAGCTCAGATCGGCCGTGGCGACGCATTAACTCTTTCACGGCTTGTTCCGCAGTGCTGTTCCCGACAATAATATTGTAGACCTGTTCCATGATCGGCAAATCCAACTGGTACTTATCCGCAATCAACTTGACTGCTTTGACGGCTTTAACCCCTTCAACCACTTGACCAATTTCTTGAATCACTTCTTCAGCAGGCCGCTGCGACTGTGCCAACATCAAACCAAAGCGACGATTACGTGACAAGTCATCGGTACAGGTCAGCACCAAATCACCCAGTCCCGACAAACCCATCATTGTTTCATGCTTCGCACCAAGTGCATCCCCAAATCGCATCATTTCAACCATACCGCGACCAATCAGTGCTGCTCGCGCATTCGCACCTAATCGCAACCCGTCGGATAAACCCGTCGCAATGGCCATGATATTTTTATAGGCACCGCCAATTTCGACCCCTACCACATCAGGCTGGGTATACATTCTAAAGGTATCACAGTGAAAAGCATCCGCCCAAAACTGAGCTTCTTCCTGGTCTCGCGACGCGCTCACCATCGCCGTCGGCAACCCTCTTGCTACTTCCGCGGCAAAAGTTGGCCCAGAGAGTACAGCAAAAGAAATGCGCTCACCCAACTCCTGCTGCACAATCTCATGCAACATTAAACTGGTATCCGGCTCAAATCCTTTGGTTGCCCAGGCCAAGTGATAATGACCTTTAGACCCCATCATAATGTGATGCATTTTCTGAAGCACTTCCCGAAAAGCCTGACTAGGAACCACCATTAATACAGCATCAACATCCGTTAAGGTCGCCTTTAAATCACTTTGCACACTTAACAAGTCTGGAAAAGGCACCCCTTTCAGGTAGCGTACATTTTCTCTTGCTGACTCGAGCGTTGCGGCATTTTCAGGATTGTGATCCCAAAGCTTAACCTGATGACCAATTCGAGACAAATGAATTGCCAACGCCGACCCCCAGGCACCAGCACCTAATACGGCAATCGTCAAAGGTTTATTGGCTATTGTCACGCAGTCTCTACCAGTTTATTGTTTCGTTGATTCAGCTTGTTTTTGCAAATGATCTGC
It encodes the following:
- the tyrS gene encoding tyrosine--tRNA ligase codes for the protein MKTVEEQMAVIQRGAEEILVEKELIEKLKKGKPLKIKAGFDPTAPDLHLGHTVLINKLRQFQDLGHEILFLIGDFTAMIGDPTGKSATRPPLSEEDVLKNAETYKEQVFKILDPAKTKVVFNSEWMSKLSAADMIKLAGTTTVARMLERNDFGERYQSNTPIAIHEFLYPLVQGYDSVALDSDIELGGTDQKFNLLMGRTLQQHYGKEAQCTLTMPILEGLDGVQKMSKSLNNYIGIKDAPNDMFGKVMSVSDELMWRYFELLSFESLETIAGYKNAVENGENPRNIKIKLALELIERFHDKESAEAALKDFETRFSKNAIPDEMPEFTFNDVMPLANLLKEAGLVSSTSDGHRMVKQGAVKLNGEKVTDSRAPVENCEQQVYQVGKRKFARITVSA
- a CDS encoding dihydroorotate dehydrogenase, encoding MVDLSVNLCGLNFRNPVAMASGNAGYGIEYQAVSGFSNRDVGAVFLKGTTLEPKLGNKPERVMETASGLLNSIGLQNPGAHAVIKDYLPKLDLSQSQFIINVSGSSIEEYAEVVRLFDQTDLPAIEVNISCPNVKKGGAAFGNDPDMAAKVVEACRANTTKPLIVKLSPNQTDIAEGARRVIDAGADMLSAINTLMGMQIDIHSARPTLGNNQGGLSGPAIKPVALLKVHQVYQVAKQYNVPIIGLGGIASADDAIEFLLAGASMVAVGTAMAKDPLLVKKINQGIEKYMARYGYQSVAEMTGKLILNTDTVLCG
- a CDS encoding tRNA (cytidine(34)-2'-O)-methyltransferase, producing the protein MIHIILYEPEIPQNTGALIRLSANMGAHLHLIQPYAFDLSEKKVRRAGLDYAELANLQEHPSLEACLETIKPNRVFALTTKTERYYTEPTFENGDAFLFGPETRGLPKDVIESLPEDQRLTIPMIPGGRSLNLANAVSVMAYEAWRQLGFDMNL
- a CDS encoding NAD(P)H-dependent glycerol-3-phosphate dehydrogenase, with protein sequence MTIANKPLTIAVLGAGAWGSALAIHLSRIGHQVKLWDHNPENAATLESARENVRYLKGVPFPDLLSVQSDLKATLTDVDAVLMVVPSQAFREVLQKMHHIMMGSKGHYHLAWATKGFEPDTSLMLHEIVQQELGERISFAVLSGPTFAAEVARGLPTAMVSASRDQEEAQFWADAFHCDTFRMYTQPDVVGVEIGGAYKNIMAIATGLSDGLRLGANARAALIGRGMVEMMRFGDALGAKHETMMGLSGLGDLVLTCTDDLSRNRRFGLMLAQSQRPAEEVIQEIGQVVEGVKAVKAVKLIADKYQLDLPIMEQVYNIIVGNSTAEQAVKELMRRHGRSELEFA